The following proteins are co-located in the Microbacterium sp. Clip185 genome:
- a CDS encoding helix-turn-helix domain-containing protein gives MASDLAETASPSVRAELDDLGMRLRTVRRAKGWTLDDLAARAGLSSSTLSRLESGKRQASLELLLPLVRELGIRIDDLLQPRDQDPRVRRTLIHREGHLVLPLAPEGSPTNAYKITYLPGPEPEQRVHDGFAWFYVLSGRLRLRLGEQDLTLVRGEAAEFDTRTPHAMSAAGGKPVQLISIFHGDGDRIHTHSEPL, from the coding sequence ATGGCAAGCGATCTTGCGGAAACAGCAAGCCCCTCCGTTCGTGCCGAACTCGACGACCTCGGGATGCGGCTGCGTACCGTCCGACGTGCGAAGGGGTGGACTCTCGACGACCTCGCCGCACGCGCCGGACTCTCCTCGAGCACGCTGTCACGGCTGGAGTCGGGCAAGCGTCAGGCGAGCCTCGAGCTGCTGCTGCCGCTGGTGCGCGAGCTCGGCATTCGCATCGACGACCTGTTGCAGCCGCGCGACCAGGATCCCCGCGTGCGTCGCACCCTCATCCATCGTGAGGGCCACCTCGTGCTCCCGCTCGCGCCGGAAGGATCGCCGACGAACGCCTACAAGATCACCTACCTCCCGGGTCCGGAGCCCGAGCAGCGGGTGCACGACGGCTTCGCCTGGTTCTACGTGCTCTCCGGGCGCCTCCGGCTGCGGCTGGGCGAGCAGGACCTCACGCTCGTGCGCGGGGAAGCGGCCGAGTTCGATACGCGTACGCCGCACGCGATGTCGGCTGCGGGCGGCAAGCCCGTGCAGCTGATCAGCATCTTCCACGGCGACGGCGACCGCATCCACACACACTCCGAGCCCCTGTGA
- a CDS encoding formate/nitrite transporter family protein has protein sequence MLTIERALIDVQAPAAEHKVHGLRHPGRFLASGMMAGAYIGVGVVLMVSAAGPLTAAGSGWGKFVSGLVFGVALTLVVFAGGELVTSSMMTLAQGTYLRAVRPGPAIGALFATFGANLVGSIVFGVLVATSGVLHSNAAAGTMLADMLAAKAHEGPVELFVRGALCNLLVCLAIWMCARLSSDGVKLAVIFCAILAFITSGFEHVVANMTTYTIGLATGVPEATWGHFGTNLLWVGLGNLFGGAVLVGLVYWFIGGSPRLAATAVEQEPALTER, from the coding sequence ATGCTGACTATCGAACGCGCGCTCATCGACGTACAGGCGCCGGCCGCGGAGCACAAGGTGCACGGTCTGCGGCACCCGGGGCGCTTTCTCGCTTCGGGGATGATGGCCGGCGCGTACATCGGCGTCGGGGTGGTGCTGATGGTCAGCGCCGCAGGGCCGTTGACGGCGGCCGGAAGCGGATGGGGCAAGTTCGTCAGTGGACTCGTGTTCGGCGTGGCGCTGACGCTCGTCGTGTTCGCGGGCGGTGAGCTCGTGACGTCGTCGATGATGACGCTCGCGCAGGGCACCTACCTGCGCGCCGTACGGCCCGGCCCGGCGATCGGCGCGCTGTTCGCCACCTTCGGCGCGAACCTCGTCGGCTCGATCGTGTTCGGCGTGCTGGTGGCGACGTCGGGCGTGCTGCACAGCAACGCCGCGGCGGGCACGATGCTCGCCGACATGCTCGCGGCGAAGGCACACGAGGGGCCGGTTGAGCTGTTCGTCCGTGGCGCACTGTGCAATCTGCTGGTCTGCCTCGCGATCTGGATGTGCGCCCGGCTCAGCTCCGACGGAGTGAAGCTCGCGGTGATCTTCTGCGCGATCCTGGCCTTCATCACCTCGGGCTTCGAGCACGTCGTCGCGAACATGACGACCTACACGATCGGTCTCGCCACCGGCGTCCCGGAAGCCACGTGGGGGCACTTCGGCACGAACCTGCTGTGGGTCGGACTCGGCAATCTCTTCGGCGGTGCCGTACTCGTGGGTCTCGTGTACTGGTTCATCGGCGGATCCCCCCGGCTCGCCGCGACCGCTGTGGAGCAGGAGCCGGCGCTCACCGAGCGATGA